Proteins from one Macrobrachium rosenbergii isolate ZJJX-2024 chromosome 14, ASM4041242v1, whole genome shotgun sequence genomic window:
- the LOC136845553 gene encoding ankycorbin-like produces the protein MDQRLQPRLVHFTKAGDVDEVASILDEGAQVNARGDWGMEDGRAALHFAVAGEHVEVARLLIARGADVEIESKLKDDWGAAPIHLAAETGNSEMVELLLQHGATTEIMDNEKLRAVHVAAAHGKLDVLKVLYRYNCDLNARTGDQSTVLHYAAGFGDLETVKWLVEKGVKHDLKKRGGKLPKDLAGMFNHNEVKKYLKDPFAPAGDKSTRLSFRNSFRKKKKKKAFRPTHSEPNLHKSSEATASLIPPTLRGSESSSEAAGAGGPQRPASQNTLTRSHSSNRNGFEDVHLPPSTLDSASSITELSAGGFPPPRPPYPQQSNFTNSRSSSRTSGRHKSKRDQYEKQGQRGDNGIISNASNSRSSSRTSGRHQSKREQFEMQQQAAAPSSRDHTDTLEMISSLDSINRSSYRSSGRHTNKKQQEQLAQEQATNIRVLEEANESHIRTITNIEREAQELQGRLQALTEQNHQYQMDMDRLRQREMELVAMNDAHKETIANRELEIGRLSQDFKHIAETAQKSKSAHEDRIRTLEDRIRVLEERDKTNKRELERARDDNENLSHMLQESGKTGTKALEYQEKYRTRVIELEQMEVEHQQVVTNLRKELDNTSQQLLLANQKLLANQERKNEGLQELLHQDATNNQTIAALKMEVDDLSRKLAHSDQKWINLQTQHQASLSELLEQDARNNQTIGALRSNVETLTMKLTDAERKLATSQNREHLVEMQREVSTSQQSVNTLRGQVEFLVAKLDNCQKDQQTKESVIKQQEATINSLQQQLAMASKDLSQTTENLR, from the exons GTACATTTTACCAAGGCTGGCGACGTGGACGAAGTCGCGAGCATCCTCGACGAAGGAGCCCAGGTAAATGCCAGGGGCGACTGGGGCATGGAAGATGGTAGAGCTGCCCTCCACTTCGCCGTTGCCGGAGAGCACGTCGAAGTGGCCAGGTTGCTCATCGCCAGGGGCGCTGACGTAGAGATTGAGAGCAAACTGAAGGACGACTGGG GGGCAGCGCCCATCCATCTGGCGGCAGAAACAGGAAATAGTGAAATGGTCGAACTACTTCTACAGCACGGGGCCACCACTGAGATCATGGATAATGAAA AGCTTCGAGCCGTGCACGTTGCCGCGGCGCACGGGAAACTAGACGTCCTGAAGGTTCTCTACCGATACAACTGCGACCTGAACGCCCGGACTGGCGACCAGTCGACTGTGCTGCACTACGCAGCCGGCTTCGGCGACCTGGAAACGGTGAAATGGCTCGTTGAGAAAGGCGTCAAGCACGACCTGAAGAAACGAGGTGGGAAACTGCCCAAGGACCTGGCCGGCATGTTCAACCACAACGAAGTCAAGAAATACCTGAAGGACCCTTTCGCTCCGGCGGGAGAT AAAAGCACAAGACTCAGCTTCCGGAACAGctttcgaaagaagaagaagaagaaagcgttCCGTCCCACGCATTCCGAGCCCAACCTGCACAAGAGCAGCGAAGCGACCGCGTCCCTCATCCCTCCAACGCTGCGCGGTTCTGAGTCTTCTTCAGAAGCTGCGGGAGCGGGAGGACCACAGCGCCCTGCGTCCCAGAACACGCTGACCCGAAGTCACAGCAGCAACCGCAATGGCTTCGAGGACGTCCATCTCCCGCCTTCCACCCTGGACTCGGCGAGCTCCATCACGGAACTGTCTGCGGGGGGATTCCCGCCACCAAGGCCTCCTTATCCACAG CAGAGCAATTTTACCAACAGCAGAAGCAGTTCCAGAACTTCAGGAAGACACAAGAGCAAGAGAGATCAGTACGAAAAACAAGGGCAGAGGGGAGACAACGGAATCATT agCAACGCCAGCAACAGCCGGAGTAGCTCTAGGACGTCGGGACGCCACCAGAGCAAAAGGGAACAATTCGAGATGCAGCAGCAAGCTGCCGCACCTAGCAGCCGGGATCACACGGACACCCTCGAGATGATc AGTAGCCTGGACTCCATAAACAGAAGCAGTTACCGCTCTTCGGGCCGACACACAAACAAGAAGCAACAAGAACAACTAGCTCAGGAGCAAGCCACCAACATCAGAGTGCTGGAAGAGGCGAACGAAAGTCACATTAGAACTAtc ACCAACATAGAAAGAGAGGCTCAGGAGCTACAGGGACGCTTACAGGCGTTGACGGAACAAAATCATCAGTACCAGATGGATATG GATAGACTGCGCCAGAGAGAGATGGAACTGGTCGCGATGAACGACGCCCATAAAGAAACGATCGCCAATCGCGAGCTTGAGATCGGCCGCCTCAGCCAAgacttcaagcatattgcagaaaCCGCGCAGAAGTCCAAG TCAGCCCACGAGGACCGGATCAGGACTCTGGAGGATCGGATCCGGGTTCTGGAAGAAAGAGACAAAACCAACAAAAGAGAactggagagagcgagagatgacAATGAAAACTTATCGCACATGCTACAAGAATCAGGGAAGACCGGCACAAAGGCCCTCGAGTACCAG GAAAAGTACAGGACCAGAGTCATCGAGTTGGAGCAGATGGAAGTAGAACACCAGCAGGTAGTGACTAACCTGAGGAAAGAGCTGGACAACACGTCGCAACAGCTTCTCTTAGCAAACCAGAAGCTGTTAGCGAACCAG gAGAGAAAGAACGAAGGCCTTCAAGAACTGCTGCACCAAGATGCTACCAACAACCAGACGATCGCAGCACTGAAGATGGAGGTCGACGATCTTTCGAGGAAACTGGCCCACAGCGATCAGAAGTGGATAAATTTGCAG ACGCAGCATCAGGCTAGCCTGTCGGAGCTTCTGGAGCAGGACGCTCGCAACAACCAGACCATCGGCGCCCTCAGGAGCAACGTCGAGACGCTTACGATGAAGTTAACAGACGCCGAGCGGAAGTTGGCAACCAGTCAG AATCGAGAACACTTGGTCGAAATGCAGAGAGAAGTGTCAACTAGCCAGCAAAGCGTCAACACTTTGAGGGGCCAAGTTGAATTCCTTGTGGCCAAATTGGACAACTGTCAAAAG GACCAGCAGACGAAAGAATCAGTCATAAAGCAGCAGGAGGCAACAATCAACTCTCTACAGCAGCAGCTTGCCATGGCGAGCAAAGATCTTTCTCAGACCACGGAAAATTTGCGGTAG